From a single Pseudalkalibacillus hwajinpoensis genomic region:
- a CDS encoding glycine C-acetyltransferase, producing the protein MKGFEYLQEELDQMQEEGVFRNLIPLESAQGSRVTIKGKNVIQLSSNNYLGLTDHPKMKEAAIDAVEKYGAGTGSVRTIAGTLSMHEQFEEKLAKFKHTEAALVLQSGFATNQAVLSAILTKEDVVISDELNHASIIDGIRLTKAGRRIYKHTDMEDLEKALQETQDYRTRLVVTDGVFSMDGNIAPLTEIVELCEKYDALVMVDDAHASGVLGENGRGTVDHFGLNGRVHIQVGTLSKAIGVLGGYIASTKTLRDYLIHKGRPFLFSTSHPPAVTAACSAAIDVLVEEPELIEKLWNNTKFFKAGLEKLGFNTGISETPVTPVIIGDEAMTHKFSDKLFENGVFAQGIAFPTVAKGKARVRTIVTAQHSREELQEALDAFEKSAKELGIL; encoded by the coding sequence ATGAAAGGTTTTGAATATCTCCAGGAAGAGCTCGATCAGATGCAGGAGGAAGGCGTATTTCGTAACCTGATTCCACTTGAATCAGCACAAGGATCACGTGTAACGATTAAAGGTAAAAATGTGATTCAACTTTCATCGAATAACTATCTTGGACTTACGGACCACCCGAAAATGAAAGAGGCAGCGATTGATGCTGTCGAAAAGTACGGAGCGGGGACAGGTTCTGTTCGTACAATCGCAGGTACTTTATCGATGCATGAACAGTTTGAAGAAAAGCTTGCGAAGTTCAAGCACACTGAAGCAGCACTTGTGCTTCAATCCGGGTTTGCTACAAACCAGGCCGTTCTCTCAGCGATCTTAACAAAAGAAGATGTCGTGATTTCCGATGAATTAAACCATGCATCGATCATTGATGGCATTCGACTTACGAAAGCTGGTCGCCGCATTTATAAGCATACGGATATGGAAGATCTTGAAAAAGCGCTTCAAGAGACTCAGGATTATCGGACACGCCTTGTTGTAACAGACGGTGTCTTTTCGATGGACGGTAACATTGCGCCACTTACAGAAATTGTTGAGCTTTGTGAAAAGTATGATGCACTCGTAATGGTTGATGATGCCCATGCAAGTGGGGTACTTGGTGAAAACGGTCGCGGAACAGTTGATCATTTCGGACTGAATGGTCGTGTCCATATCCAAGTTGGTACTTTAAGTAAAGCGATTGGCGTACTCGGTGGCTATATTGCAAGCACGAAAACACTTCGTGACTACTTAATTCATAAAGGCCGCCCATTCCTATTTAGTACATCACATCCACCGGCAGTAACAGCAGCTTGCTCTGCAGCGATTGATGTTCTCGTGGAAGAGCCTGAGTTGATTGAAAAGTTATGGAACAACACCAAATTCTTTAAAGCAGGTTTGGAAAAACTTGGCTTTAATACAGGCATTAGCGAAACGCCAGTTACACCTGTTATTATCGGTGACGAAGCAATGACGCATAAATTTTCAGATAAGCTGTTTGAGAATGGTGTCTTTGCTCAAGGAATCGCATTCCCGACGGTTGCGAAAGGGAAGGCTCGCGTGAGAACAATCGTTACAGCTCAACATTCCAGAGAAGAACTCCAAGAAGCACTGGATGCATTTGAAAAGTCCGCAAAGGAACTTGGCATACTTTAA